TAGTGGAGGTTATCAGCAATGATCTCAACAGTTGGTTTAAAATTATCGTTGTGAATAGAGGGGCCAATAGCGGGATTAAAAAAGGAATGGCAGTGGTCTCAATAGATGGATTAATAGGAAGAACGGTTGAAGTAAACTCTAATACTTCGAAGGTTCTTCTGCTAACAGATTTTAGAAGTGCCGTAGATGCATTGATACAGAGGACCAGGGATAGAGGTGTTATAAAGGGGAAAAATACTAATATATTTGAAATGAAATATATTCCACTCAATGCTGATATTAAAGTTGATGACCGAGTCATCTCATCTGGACTGGGAGGTGTGTTTCCTAAGGGATTTCTCATAGGAACCGTCAGTAGGATAAAAAAGAAAAAGCAGAGCCTATTTCAGGAAGCTGAGGTCGTTCCAGATAGAGATCTTTCTGAGATAGAAGAGGTTTTTATCATTATAGAAAAATAGGGATTTTTTAATGTCTTATCTGTATTTTTTTTCACTTGTTTCAACTATATTTCTTGTACAAACCACATCTTTACACCACTTAGCAATCTATGGCATCCAGCCAGATTTAGTTCTCGTTCTAACAATCTATTTTTCTTTTAAGAGTAAAGGTGATAAAGGAATCATCATCGGTGCCTTGCTAGGTCTCTTACAGGATCTTTTATCAAGCGGCATTCTTGGTTTGAATTTTTTTACAAAAGGATTTATAGCCTTTTTAGTAGGAAACCTAAGAAATAATATAGCAATAGGCAATATCGTAACACAGGTTACCATAATATTTTTTTCTGCTCTATTCGAAGGTTTTCTAGTTATCGTCTTGTTTAAAATCTTTTTTCCCCAGGAGTATATATTAAAGATATTTTCAGGATTTGTTTTATACAGAGCTGTTTATTGTTCAGTTATTGGAATTCCTTTGATGGCTCTTTTTGATAAATTAGAAATAAAATGGTTGAGAAGAGAGGGTTTGATATAATGATGCCTATAGAGAGTCGAAAAACGAAGAGAACCAACGACAGAAGAGAAAAGAGATTTTTATTTATGTCATTAATCATTCTCCTCTTCACAATTCTGTTGGTTCGTATCTGGTATTTACAGATAATCAAGGGAGAGAGGTTTAGAAAACTTTCTGAAAATAACCGGATTAGGATAGTGTCTGTCAAAGCCCATAGGGGGAAGATTATGGATAGAGAAAGAAGAATAATTGCGGATAATCGACCCTCCTTTAATCTTTCCTTGACCCCTGAAGATATAAAGGTCAAGGATCTTCAAAAGATATTGGATTTATTGAATGAAAGGATTCCTCTATATAAGGAAAGGATTATAAAGAGAATCAGGTCTGTCTCCCCCTTTAAACCTCTGGTCATAAAAAGGGATATAGATAGAGATTCTGTTGCATTTATTGTAGAACATATATTTGATATTCCCGGGGTAGAGTTAAACATCGAACCCCTTAGAAGTTATCAATATAATGATTTGTCAGCTCATCTATTGGGTTATTTAGGAGAGATTGATGAAAAGGGCCTTCAGGAATCAAAAAATGGTTATCAGCTGGGAGACTTTATAGGACAGTTGGGGATTGAGAAGGTGTATGAGGCCTACCTTAAAGGTGAGAATGGAAAGAAGCAGGTAGAGGTTGATGCTTATGGTAGGGAGTTAAAACTGTTAATAAAGAAGGATTTTTCACCTGGTAACAATCTGATACTTACCATAGACATAAGGATCCAAAAACTTGCAGAAGAGCTATTGGATAATATGACAGGCAGTATAGTGGTCATGAACCCTCAAAATGGTGAAGTGTTAGCCATGGTGAGTAAGCCATCCTTTGATCCCAATCTCTTTGCTAAAGGGATTTCAAAAGAGGAGTGGTTAAATTTAGTGAGAAATGAAAAGCACCCATTACAAAATAGGGCTATTCAGGGACAATATCCCCCTGGTTCAGTTTATAAGATAGTAACGGCCATTGCAGGTTTAGAAGAAGGGATAATAACACCCAAAACAACTATTTTTGATAAAGGATACTTTTTCTTTGGGAACAGGGTGTATAGATGTTGGAAGGAGGGGGGACATGGGACTGTAAATCTTCATAAAGCCTTGGTTGAGTCATGTGATACATATTTTTATAAGGTAGGGAGTCAGTTAGGGATAGATACGTTAGCAAGGTACGCAAAGGGCTTTGGACTTGGGAAGAAAACAGAAATAGGTTTAGAAAATGAAAAGGAAGGGCTTGTTCCATCAACCCAATGGAAAAAGAGAGTAAAGAATGAACCCTGGTTTCCAGGAGAGACGATTTCTGCTTCTATTGGTCAGGGATATAATCTTGTGACACCTCTACAATTAGCAAGTTTAATGAGCTCCATTGCTAATGGCGGGATTAGATATAAACCGAAACTTGTTAAACAGATAGAATCACCAGAAGGTATAATATTATTTTCAAATCAATCGGAGATTATAGGTAGGATTCCTGCTAGGTCAGAGACTTTAAAGATAGTAAGAAAAGGCTTATTAGGAGTTGTCAATGATAATCATGGGACTGGAAGGAGGGCCAGTATAAAGAATATTCTTGTAGCTGGGAAGACAGGGACAGCCCAGGTTATAAGAATGAAGGAGAATGAACCTAAAGATAATCAAGAAAGGCTTCCCTATCACTTAAGAGATCATGGTTGGTTTGTTTGCTTTGCCCCATTTGAAAATTCTGAACTAGTAGTTGTAGTTTGTAGTGAACATGGTGGAAAACATGGAGCAAGTTATGCACCTCTAGCAAAAAAAATCATTCAGGAATATTTTAAATTAAAGAATTCTAGCGCTACAATATCAGATTGAGCTGAATAATGAGCAAGTAATAAAAAGGTGTTTTTATGATTGACAGAAGACTTATCGCGAATTTTGATTGGGGTTTGTTGATGATCACCATTGTTATTAGCACCATTGGCGTATTAATCATTTATAGTTCCGTCTATGGCAGAATAGAACCGAATCTCAAAGGAATATATATAAAACAGATTTATTGGATCCTTTGTGGATTATTTGGGATATTTTTTATTATCCTTTTTGACTATAACTCATTAGAAAGATATGTCTATTTTTTGTATTTTAGTATGATTTTTCTTCTGGTCTATCTCTTATTATATGGAAAGGTTGTAGCAGGTACTCAGAGATGGATATTTTTAGGCCCAATTTCTTTTCAACCATCAGAATTGATGAAATTGGTTTTGATTATCGTTCTTGCAAAACATTTTTCTAATCGAAAGAGATCAGATTCTTTATATCTAAGAGAACTCATTTTTCCTTTTATAATTGTTCTCATTCCATTTCTTTTAGTTGCAAAACAGCCTGATTTAGGAACCGCTTTTATGTTTTTCTTCATTTTCTTTACGCTCGTATTTATCGTTGGTTTAAAATTTAAAGCTTTTTTATACTTAATATTTACTGGTATGTTTTTTCTTCCTTCCATGTGGTTTTTTCTTCAAGATTATCAAAAAAAGAGATTGTTAACTTTATTAGATCCCTACGCCGATCCTCTAGGTGCGGGTTACCATAGTCTTCAATCGATGATTGCAATAGGTTCAGGGGGTCTATGGGGGAAAGGTCTTTTTGCAGGAACTCAGAGTCGCCTTAATTTTCTCCCTGCAAAACATACAGATTTTATATTCTCAGTGTTAGCTGAAGAATGGGGATTTATCGGGGCATTTACTCTGGTAATTTTATATTTAATTTTTTTACTCAAGGCTATTGATATCTCTTATCGATCGAGAGACGATTTCGGATATTATTTAGCCATTGGTATCGTTGGGATGATGGGTTTTTATATTATGATGAATATTGGGATGACTCTTGGAATTATTCCTATCGTAGGTTTACCTCTACCTCTTATGAGTTATGGCGGTTCCTCAATATTTACAACAATGTTGGCTGTGGGACTGTTATTAAGTATAAGGATGAGGAGATTTAAATATTAAACCCATCGTATGTTGGAAATATTATCTAACACTTATAAAGAATTACTCAGGATCAGTTATATTTTAAATGAATAAATATCAAGATATACTTTCCTATATAAGAAAACCATCAAGGTATTTAGGAGATGAGTTCAATTCGATCCACAAAGATCTCAAATCTGTAAAAACAAAAGTCGCTTTGATCTTTCCAGATATCTATGAAATTGGAATGTCTCATCTTGGATTAAAGATCCTTTATCATATATTAAATAAAAGACCTGACATAGCGGCAGAAAGGGTTTTTGCTCCTGATGTAGACTATGAATGTATCCTTAAAAAAAGGGGACTTCCCTTATCAAGTTTAGAGTCCAATCTACCTTTGAATCAATTTCATATTATAGGATTTAGCCTTCAGTATGAACTTACATTTACGAATGTATTAAATATCCTTCGCCTTGGAAACATTCCTTTAAAAAGTAGAGAAAGAAATAAAGATTGTCCATTGATCATTGCTGGAGGTTCTTCTGTTGCAAATCCAGAGCCTCTTGCAGATTTTATAGATGTCTTTGTGTTGGGAGATGGAGAGGAGGTCATATTAGAACTGGTAGATATCTATCAAGAATGTTTGGAGAATAAAGATACGAAAAAGGAATGTCTCGATAGATTATCTCAACTAGAAGGGATATATGTTCCCTCTCTTTTTGAAATCATTTACAAGGATAACAATGAAATTGATAGCATTAATCCTCAAAAAAATGGGTATCAAAAAGTGAAAAAGAGGATTTTAAGGAATTTGGATTCTGTAGAGTATCCTGTATCTCCTATTGTACCGTTTACAAAGATTGTTCATGACAGGATAGACATAGAGGTTGCGAGGGGATGTTACAGGAAATGTAGATTTTGTCAGGCCAATAGGGTTAAAAGCCCTTACAGGACAAGAGGCATTGAAAATATTTTTCATTTGGTTAACGAAAGCATAAAAAACACGGGTTACGAAGAAATTTCTCTCCATTCTCTCAATATTTGTGATTATAAGAATCTGGGGTTCATCATTCATCATTTAATGGACGGGTTATCTAAAGAACATATAGCCCTTTCTTTACCATCTTTAATGGTTGGGTTTTTAGATAGTGAGATTATTAAAAATATTCAAAAGGTCAGAAAGACAGGCTTCACTCTCGTAGCCGAGGCAGGTACAGAGCGTCTTAGAAGGCTTATCAATAAAGATATTTCAGAAGATAGATTATTAAAAGATGTAGAAGAAATCGTTAAGGCAGGATGGAACTCTTTAAAATTATATTTTATGATTGGATTACCTACTGAGAAGGATGAAGATATTGATGGGATAATAAGGCTCTGTTATGAAGTACTTCATATTATTAAAAAGCAAAGAGGAAGGCTTAAGAATATTAACGTCAGTATCTCGTCCTTTGTCCCAAAATCTCATACTCCCTTTCAGTGGTTTCCTCAGCATGAAATGAGTTTGTTGAAAGAAAAGTTAGAATATCTAAAAAGGCATTTAAAAAATAAAAGATTTACTCTTAAGTTTCATTCTGTGGAAATGAGTTTTTTAGAAGCTGTTTTTTCAAGAGGGGATAGAAGGTTGGGCGAGGTTTTGGTAAGGGCTCTAAATAAAGGTTGTCATTTCGATGGCTGGAAGGAACACTTTCGATATCAGAAATGGAAAGAGTCATTTTGCGACTCAGAAATTGATCCAAGATTTTATTCGAACAGAAAAATAGATCTAAACATTTTATTGCCGTGGCATCATTTAGATATAGGTATTAGTGAAGATTTTTTAAAAGATGAGTACTTTAAGGTTATTAATAATATTGACACATTTTCTTTGGTTCAACAGAACTTTGAAAATAAAACCAAAAATAAGTTAGAAATCGAGCCAAAGGATTTTTTCTTTGAGAAATCAGATACACAAAATCACAAGCATAAAATTCCTGTTCAGAGGATGAGGATTCAGTTTAAGAAGCTAAATAATATGAAATTTTTATCTCACCTCGAATTGATGAAGGTTTTCTATAGAGCATTAAAGAGGGCCCATATTGATGTTGCTTATACTTCAGGATTTCATCCAAGGCCAAGGATATCTTTTGGAATGGCCTTGCCTATAGGGGTTGAAAGTGTATGTGAATATTTAGATTTAGAGTTTTCTTCTTATATAGAACCTGAAGATTTTTTATCAAAGCTTAACCAAGCACTACCCAAAGGATTAGAGATTGTTTTGGCTAAGAATATCCCTCTTAAATCTCATAATATGATAACAGAAAAGGTTATCTACAATATAAACTTAAAAATGAATAACGTTGCAAATTATGATAGTATTTTAGAAGATTACAATCAAATGATAACTTCCTTTTTATCAAATAAAGAAATAGTGATTGGAAGGGAAAAGAATGATAGTTTTAAAAAAATAAGTATTAGACCTTTGATTATAGACATGCAAGCAATAAATATGAAAAAAAATTCAATTAATTTAGAATTGATATTAAAGATGAGGGAGTCTGATAATGTAAGGCCTGAAGAGGTCGTTAAGGAATTAAATCGGTCAAAAAAAATATATCCAGAGATGGATATTTTATCAATAAAAAAAGTTGGGATAAGCTTAAAAGATGACTGGTAAAGACGTTTTGTATTTATATCTAAGCAATGAGAGTCAAACTTTACTTAAAATTATTTATGAAAGGAGGAGATAATGAGAATAGAAAAAAGAAGACTCTTCAGTATATATTCTATTTTAGTAGCCACTTTTTTTATTTTAACAAGCAGTATAGATGGTAAGGCAAAAGAGGGTCATCTGTTTATTCCTAAAGATATAT
This is a stretch of genomic DNA from Nitrospinota bacterium. It encodes these proteins:
- the mreC gene encoding rod shape-determining protein MreC; the protein is LKAEKSRFLEIEKQYSRLLQLLDFKKNFSSKMLLVEVISNDLNSWFKIIVVNRGANSGIKKGMAVVSIDGLIGRTVEVNSNTSKVLLLTDFRSAVDALIQRTRDRGVIKGKNTNIFEMKYIPLNADIKVDDRVISSGLGGVFPKGFLIGTVSRIKKKKQSLFQEAEVVPDRDLSEIEEVFIIIEK
- the mreD gene encoding rod shape-determining protein MreD; amino-acid sequence: MSYLYFFSLVSTIFLVQTTSLHHLAIYGIQPDLVLVLTIYFSFKSKGDKGIIIGALLGLLQDLLSSGILGLNFFTKGFIAFLVGNLRNNIAIGNIVTQVTIIFFSALFEGFLVIVLFKIFFPQEYILKIFSGFVLYRAVYCSVIGIPLMALFDKLEIKWLRREGLI
- the mrdA gene encoding penicillin-binding protein 2; this encodes MVEKRGFDIMMPIESRKTKRTNDRREKRFLFMSLIILLFTILLVRIWYLQIIKGERFRKLSENNRIRIVSVKAHRGKIMDRERRIIADNRPSFNLSLTPEDIKVKDLQKILDLLNERIPLYKERIIKRIRSVSPFKPLVIKRDIDRDSVAFIVEHIFDIPGVELNIEPLRSYQYNDLSAHLLGYLGEIDEKGLQESKNGYQLGDFIGQLGIEKVYEAYLKGENGKKQVEVDAYGRELKLLIKKDFSPGNNLILTIDIRIQKLAEELLDNMTGSIVVMNPQNGEVLAMVSKPSFDPNLFAKGISKEEWLNLVRNEKHPLQNRAIQGQYPPGSVYKIVTAIAGLEEGIITPKTTIFDKGYFFFGNRVYRCWKEGGHGTVNLHKALVESCDTYFYKVGSQLGIDTLARYAKGFGLGKKTEIGLENEKEGLVPSTQWKKRVKNEPWFPGETISASIGQGYNLVTPLQLASLMSSIANGGIRYKPKLVKQIESPEGIILFSNQSEIIGRIPARSETLKIVRKGLLGVVNDNHGTGRRASIKNILVAGKTGTAQVIRMKENEPKDNQERLPYHLRDHGWFVCFAPFENSELVVVVCSEHGGKHGASYAPLAKKIIQEYFKLKNSSATISD
- the rodA gene encoding rod shape-determining protein RodA; amino-acid sequence: MIDRRLIANFDWGLLMITIVISTIGVLIIYSSVYGRIEPNLKGIYIKQIYWILCGLFGIFFIILFDYNSLERYVYFLYFSMIFLLVYLLLYGKVVAGTQRWIFLGPISFQPSELMKLVLIIVLAKHFSNRKRSDSLYLRELIFPFIIVLIPFLLVAKQPDLGTAFMFFFIFFTLVFIVGLKFKAFLYLIFTGMFFLPSMWFFLQDYQKKRLLTLLDPYADPLGAGYHSLQSMIAIGSGGLWGKGLFAGTQSRLNFLPAKHTDFIFSVLAEEWGFIGAFTLVILYLIFLLKAIDISYRSRDDFGYYLAIGIVGMMGFYIMMNIGMTLGIIPIVGLPLPLMSYGGSSIFTTMLAVGLLLSIRMRRFKY
- a CDS encoding TIGR03960 family B12-binding radical SAM protein; amino-acid sequence: MNKYQDILSYIRKPSRYLGDEFNSIHKDLKSVKTKVALIFPDIYEIGMSHLGLKILYHILNKRPDIAAERVFAPDVDYECILKKRGLPLSSLESNLPLNQFHIIGFSLQYELTFTNVLNILRLGNIPLKSRERNKDCPLIIAGGSSVANPEPLADFIDVFVLGDGEEVILELVDIYQECLENKDTKKECLDRLSQLEGIYVPSLFEIIYKDNNEIDSINPQKNGYQKVKKRILRNLDSVEYPVSPIVPFTKIVHDRIDIEVARGCYRKCRFCQANRVKSPYRTRGIENIFHLVNESIKNTGYEEISLHSLNICDYKNLGFIIHHLMDGLSKEHIALSLPSLMVGFLDSEIIKNIQKVRKTGFTLVAEAGTERLRRLINKDISEDRLLKDVEEIVKAGWNSLKLYFMIGLPTEKDEDIDGIIRLCYEVLHIIKKQRGRLKNINVSISSFVPKSHTPFQWFPQHEMSLLKEKLEYLKRHLKNKRFTLKFHSVEMSFLEAVFSRGDRRLGEVLVRALNKGCHFDGWKEHFRYQKWKESFCDSEIDPRFYSNRKIDLNILLPWHHLDIGISEDFLKDEYFKVINNIDTFSLVQQNFENKTKNKLEIEPKDFFFEKSDTQNHKHKIPVQRMRIQFKKLNNMKFLSHLELMKVFYRALKRAHIDVAYTSGFHPRPRISFGMALPIGVESVCEYLDLEFSSYIEPEDFLSKLNQALPKGLEIVLAKNIPLKSHNMITEKVIYNINLKMNNVANYDSILEDYNQMITSFLSNKEIVIGREKNDSFKKISIRPLIIDMQAINMKKNSINLELILKMRESDNVRPEEVVKELNRSKKIYPEMDILSIKKVGISLKDDW